The Desulfonatronum sp. SC1 DNA segment CCATCCTGCCCTGATGGGCCGAGTGCCAGGCATGCAGTGGCGTCTTAAGCATCACGAAACCTTTTTCTCTCTTTCTTTTTCCGGCGCGGGATCGCGAGATTCCGGCCGTTGCTTGCGAATGCCGCGCAACTCGTCCAGCAATCCCACCAATCGGCGGAACTGGGTTTTGACCCGCAGACCGTAGGCGCTGGCTTCGTCGTCCTTGAGCTGGACGTAGCGTTTATTCAGATAGGCATTGCCCAGGACCCGCTCGCACAGGTTGACGACCCTGTCCATCAACCCATCGAAATACGGATGGATTTCAAATTTGAAGTCGTGCAGGATGTCGTTCATCTGTTGGAGCATGTCCAGCCAGGAGAGAGGCTGGCCCTTGCGGAAGCGCTGGGTCAGATCCTCCAGGATGCGAACCTTGCGGGCTTGCCGGATGTAGGAATACTGCGACCAGACATCGGTGTACAGCCCCTGGTGTTGCTTGAAGATATCCGTATTGTTCGGGTCGAAAAGGTACCCGTCCAAAACCTTGACCACCCCGGAATAGAACTCGTCGCTGTATCCGATGATCCTGCGCTGGTGCTTGGACAGCCAGGCAAACAGAAACTTCAGCCGTTTTTCATGAGTGTCCGTGTTTTCCACGACCTCCAGCTTCTTGAAGCGGATCGACCCGGCGAATTCGCCCTTGACGATATCGTTCAGCTTCAGAAGCATGTTGGAAATATCCTTGATCACGTTGGCTTCGCAGCAGACCTCTCCGGTCAGGGGGTGGATGATTTCCTGGCGCAGAACGGAGAGCGCCCGGTCCTGGCGGACGTTGTTTCGGTCGTAGCGATGCTGGCGGTAGGTCACCCTCAGGATGACGACCTGTTTTTGGGCGTCGACAAAAGCCCCCTGGTCTCCAAGATGGTTGATCAGGTCAACCTGGTCGGGGTCGATCCGGACCAGGGCGATCTTGTCCACATGCGGATAGGATTTGGCCTGTGGCGAGGAGTGCAATGTCGTGATGGTCCGGTCCGACTGTCCGAGGACGCGAATCAGGAAATCCTCGCTCAGTTTGAAGAGACGGCGCGCGAACAGGGCGGATGAGGTTCTGCGCTCGGAAACAATGGCAAATCCGTACAATTCCATCAAAAATTGATAGACGAAGTTGCGGTGTCGTTCGTAGCAACGGTTGTCGCCGACCTTGAACTTGCCGATGCGCAAGCCAAAGCGTTTCAGTTCCGTGTCCAGGTCTGAAGGGAAGGAGGCGTTGATTCCCGAAAAGATAAATGGTCCTTGAGGAAGCTGGGAGAAAACATGCCCGCGCTCCATGCGCAGCAGGAAGGACAGCGCCCGCGGGTAATGCTCCAATGCCGTCAGATTCTGCTCGGAGAAATAGAACTGAAACTCGTCGTGCATCTGCCTGGGCAGGCGGTTTTGGAAGGCCAATTGATTTTGGCGGGAGATCTGGATTTCCAGGGGGCAGACGGACTGATCGTCCTGATCCAGGTGTTCAAAAGGGGAGTGCAGGATGTCGAATTGAAAAATTTCCTGGAAATAGGAGAGGGGTCTGGCCAGAGCCACCAGGCTGAACCCGGGCAAATGCTTGTATTCGAAGATGTCTACGTCAAAGGAGGGAAGGAGTTCCCTGGCTTCGACAAGAGGGTAATTGGTCGTTTCAAAATAAGGTTTTATCAAGCAATACTTGACATGCACCATGTCCAGAAAACGGCGCAAATCGGAAAGGGTGCCGAACTCCGGAAGGCCTTCGAACGTCCAAGGGTCGGCCCAGGCAATATCCTGGGCTTGAGAAAACGCCTGCTCCCAGATAATGCTCATGGCGAGAAGGGCGTTTGATCGTGGTGGAGAAAAAAGAGGCGCTTTAACTGCTTCATTCTCTTAACTGCTTCATTCTCATGTGCCTTCCATGCAATTCGTATACATTTTGAAAGATTATCCGAGTTTTTGTTAAAAAACAACATGTGGCCGTGTCACTCGCAGGGCCGATTTGTCCTCCCAGCAGGCTTGTCCCGACACCAGCATCAATATAATTATATTTTTCAAACTATTGAATCCAATACCTAAAGCAAAACACAAATAATACGCATGCGCACGATCCTTTATGAAACACTGGCCGCCCTTGGGCAGCACGCTGACTTTCGGCATGTTCAAGTCATGGGCGCAGGCCTTGGCCGACTGATTTGGGCCTTAGTGCCGTCACGACGCAGGCTGGCCACGACCGCCATCATGGAACGTCTGGGGCTGGACCCAGCCCAGGCAAGAGCCGCGGCTCGAAACAGCTTTCTACACAACGGCCGATCTTTTCTGGAAATCCTGCTGTGCCGCAGGATCGATTGGCGGTTCGTCCGGGATAGGTTGATTATCGATGATCCGGAACTCTTCCGAGAAACCCTTGATAAACTGCGGGGGCGGCCCTGCGTGGCAGCCACGGCGCACCTCGGTGCCTGGGAACTTATAAGTGGGCTGCTGCACCTGATAACCCCCCAGGAACACAAGCAAGTGATCGTCAAAGCTACCCACGATCAATATTTGTATTCCGTCATTCGGCGAATGCGCAGCCAACCGACGGTGCGCGTCGTCGAGCACGAACAAGCCGTGCCCAAGGTATTGCGCAACTTGAAGCAAAATGGCTTGAGTGGCTTTCTCGTGGATCACAATTGCCGGAGGGAAGAAGCGGTTTTTTTGCCGTTTCTGGGACGAGAAGCCGCGGTCAACATCGGCCCGGCCTTGCTGGCCTTGCGGGCCAAGGCCTTGGTCTGGCCGGCTTTTCTGGTTCGTGAGCCTTCGGATAAGTTCCGACTCGTTTTTGAAGCGCCGTTGGACGTCCAGAGCATACCCGGAGATCGCCATGAAAAAGTTGAAGCCATTGCCCGGTTCTACACCCAGGCCGTGGAGCGAATGGTGCGTCGTTATCCTGAACAATGGTTCTGGATGCACAGGCGCTGGAAAACGCGTCCCGAAGGAGAGGAGAACGAGGCGGGGGGCTACGATTCATCTACGGAGGGGTAGGACGCCAGTCCCTCCGAAGCACGTTGAAAAACTCAACACACATCAAAGTTTACATAATTTACATTATGAGCCACAAATCCATCCCTTAAGATTATTCATTGTTTGTGAGAAGATTCCTGCTTGAACTTTTTATCAGGGTCCTCTTCGGCCTGTTGATCGTTTCCACGCTGGAGAATGGGAATTGTAACTGCGGATTACATGTTGACTGGATACCAGCCTGTGCCGGTATGACGAATTGCGTGCCGCGTTGGCGAGTTCTCTGCCCGGAGTTAATGAGCATAGGACTGGCTGTCACCGCTTGGCCAGAAAACAAAAAAGGAGTTACAGCTGAAAGCTGTAACTCCTTGACTTTATTTGGCGCGCCAGGGAGGGATCGAACCCCCGACCCTCGGCTTAGAAGGCCGATGCTCTATCCAACTGAGCTACTGGCGCAAAGGGTTTATATTTACTGTAAGTTCTTGGACTTGGTCAAGGGCGGCGATGCGTTTGTCTTGACTGGACCTGATAGTCAGCGTGGGGCGCAGCTGCTTCGTGTCTCGCTCTCGGCCCGGACCATGAGCAAGACGGCGAAAATGATCAGCGCTGCTCCCAAAATACCGAGATAGCCCAATCGTTCGCCCCACCACGCAAAGGCGACCAACGCGGCCACGACGGGTTCAAACGTGGCCACCACCGAGGCCCGAGTGGCTTCCAGGCGGCGGAGTCCCGCGCAATAGGCCAGGAAGGCTCCATAGGTGGAAACAAGGGCCAGAGCGGACAAGGCCGTCCAGGCGACAAACGTCTTCTCGTGAAAGGTCACGAAAGGATACAGGGCCATGGCTCCGATGGGCAAGGCGACAACCATCACAGTAGCCGCGGAGTACTTGTTCAAGTATCTCTTTCCGAAAATATAGTAGAGGGCATAGGTCAATCCCGAAAGCAGACCATACCCCACCGCCGCCGGACTCCACAGACCGTCACGCAGAGCGGTCATGCCGTCCGGGCCGAGGCTGACTCCCAGGACGCCCAACAACGTCAGGCCCACGGCCAGTATCTTGATGCGTCCCAGTGTTTCCCCGAGAAATAGCCAGGCCAGCAAGGCCACCCAGGCCGGCGCGGTATAAAGCAGAACCGCGGCGACGGAAGCGCCGCCAAGATCCACGGTCTTTTGGAATGCGCCGTAAAACAGTCCGACGCAAACCAGGCCGAAGAAG contains these protein-coding regions:
- a CDS encoding lysophospholipid acyltransferase family protein — protein: MRTILYETLAALGQHADFRHVQVMGAGLGRLIWALVPSRRRLATTAIMERLGLDPAQARAAARNSFLHNGRSFLEILLCRRIDWRFVRDRLIIDDPELFRETLDKLRGRPCVAATAHLGAWELISGLLHLITPQEHKQVIVKATHDQYLYSVIRRMRSQPTVRVVEHEQAVPKVLRNLKQNGLSGFLVDHNCRREEAVFLPFLGREAAVNIGPALLALRAKALVWPAFLVREPSDKFRLVFEAPLDVQSIPGDRHEKVEAIARFYTQAVERMVRRYPEQWFWMHRRWKTRPEGEENEAGGYDSSTEG
- a CDS encoding DMT family transporter, coding for MTPVESKAGYAYVLLAATLWGMIGPLALLAFQQGLTPLEVAFWRATLGALLFMIHVSICGQWQVHRADLPAFFFFGLVCVGLFYGAFQKTVDLGGASVAAVLLYTAPAWVALLAWLFLGETLGRIKILAVGLTLLGVLGVSLGPDGMTALRDGLWSPAAVGYGLLSGLTYALYYIFGKRYLNKYSAATVMVVALPIGAMALYPFVTFHEKTFVAWTALSALALVSTYGAFLAYCAGLRRLEATRASVVATFEPVVAALVAFAWWGERLGYLGILGAALIIFAVLLMVRAESETRSSCAPR